A single region of the Phoenix dactylifera cultivar Barhee BC4 unplaced genomic scaffold, palm_55x_up_171113_PBpolish2nd_filt_p 002337F, whole genome shotgun sequence genome encodes:
- the LOC120109534 gene encoding uncharacterized protein LOC120109534 isoform X2, translated as MEFNCFEMRSCQVWEDGQWISYSSQSMKQYSQEELKTRKRGRPAKKSIESEQAEDLPEQVAEEEHGKKEIEQSIQGQSCDASFETRAHSHHDEATGYKDPPLLANMQEQFMHKNRLQEYAQRSSIPLPIYQTVNEGHPYASQFRSTVLIDGVTFMSSRTFPRRKEAEQDVAKLALEGISRKIKDEGIPLIHADTTFCKSILHEYAVKMYIEKPAYTTSQLEGVLLPSFISSLVFDGKTYTGAAGRNKKEAEQIAARAVIQSILAHSDTRIIMSEIVKSKGKLYAAIQKNNDSGLSHLGNAASGQQARNDSSGSTVKRKKIQAAPANDDLAGVANHKQLLLGQRPAAAETEPLLEAKKPIEEYPCEQSFGPIGGGTSPPVLSQDVLPSGLKRIVFESSDGSYHAEQNQVNDLDGPSMQSYDAQYRFLVARESARGRSRTEDINTGKHGLNR; from the exons ATGGAGTTTAATTGTTTCGAAATGAGATCCTGCCAGGTATGGGAGGATGGGCAGTGGATCAGCTATTCCTCCCAG AGCATGAAACAATATTCACAGGAGGAGTTAAAGACAAGGAAGAGAGGCAGGCCTGCAAAGAAAA GCATAGAATCGGAACAAGCAGAAGATTTGCCTGAGCAAGTTGCTGAAGAAGAACATGGGaagaaagaaattgagcaaTCAATTCAAGGTCAGTCTTGTGATGCATCTTTTGAAACTCGAGCACATAGTCATCATGATGAAGCAACGGGGTACAAGGACCCCCCACTACTTGCGAATATGCAGG AGCAATTCATGCATAAAAACCGCTTACAAGAATATGCTCAAAGGTCATCCATACCTTTGCCAATATATCAAACTGTTAATGAAGGGCATCCATATGCATCACAATTTAGATCTACTGTTCTGATAGATGGAGTGACATTCATGTCATCTCGGACATTTCCTCGTCGAAAAGAAGCAGAGCAAGACGTGGCAAAACTTGCTCTTGAAGGCATATCTAGGAAGATAAAGGATGAAGGAATTCCCCTAATTCATGCA GATACTACATTCTGCAAGTCTATCCTTCACGAATATGCAGTGAAGATGTATATAGAGAAGCCTGCATACACAACATCTCAATTAGAAGGGGTGCTGCTTCCTTCTTTTATATCATCTTTGGTTTTTGATGGAAAAACTTATACAGGTGCTGCAGGAAGAAACAAGAAGGAAGCAGAACAGATTGCTGCACGTGCTGTTATTCAATCCATCTTAG CTCACTCTGATACAAGGATTATCATGTCTGAAATTGTAAAATCCAAGGGTAAATTGTATGCTGCAATACAAAAGAACAATGACTCAGGTTTATCACATCTGGGAAATGCAGCCTCGGGACAGCAGGCAAGGAATGACTCTAGTGGCAGTActgtgaaaagaaaaaaaattcaggcTGCCCCAGCAAATGACGACTTAGCTGGTGTtgcaaatcataagcaattgctCTTGGGGCAACGTCCTGCTGCTGCAGAGACAGAACCACTTCTTGAAGCTAAGAAACCTATAGAAGAATATCCATGCGAACAAAGTTTTGGACCAATTGGAGGGGGCACATCACCGCCAGTTCTTTCACAAGATGTTCTACCTTCAGGATTAAAGAGGATTGTGTTCGAGTCATCTGATGGATCTTATCATGCTGAACAAAACCAGGTAAATGATCTGGATGGGCCATCTATGCAATCCTATGATGCTCAATACAGGTTCCTAGTAGCCAGAGAAAGCGCTCGAGGAAGAAGCAGAACAGAGGACATCAACACAGGAAAGCACGGACTGAACA GATGA
- the LOC120109535 gene encoding probable monogalactosyldiacylglycerol synthase 3, chloroplastic, with the protein MALGEALFDEELGKPIGQIVAVCGRNQILSSTLQSIKWRVPVKIRGFETQMEKWMGACDCIITKAGPGTIAEALIRGLPIILNDFIPGQEVGNIPYVVDNGAGAGLLALP; encoded by the exons ATGGCTTTAGGAGAAGCCCTGTTTGATGAAGAGCTCGGCAAACCTATAGGGCAGATTGTTGCCGTATGCGGCCGCAACCAGATACTGAGTTCCACATTGCAGTCAATTAAGTGGAGGGTCCCTGTGAAG ATTAGAGGATTTGAGACCCAGATGGAGAAATGGATGGGTGCTTGTGATTGTATCATAACAAAG GCAGGGCCTGGTACAATTGCTGAGGCATTGATCAGGGGACTTCCTATCATCCTCAATGACTTCATACCTGGACAG GAGGTTGGCAATATCCCATATGTAGTAGACAATGGAGCTGGAGCTGGACTCTTGGCGCTTCCGTGA
- the LOC120109534 gene encoding uncharacterized protein LOC120109534 isoform X1, whose amino-acid sequence MEFNCFEMRSCQVWEDGQWISYSSQSMKQYSQEELKTRKRGRPAKKSIESEQAEDLPEQVAEEEHGKKEIEQSIQGQSCDASFETRAHSHHDEATGYKDPPLLANMQEQFMHKNRLQEYAQRSSIPLPIYQTVNEGHPYASQFRSTVLIDGVTFMSSRTFPRRKEAEQDVAKLALEGISRKIKDEGIPLIHADTTFCKSILHEYAVKMYIEKPAYTTSQLEGVLLPSFISSLVFDGKTYTGAAGRNKKEAEQIAARAVIQSILAHSDTRIIMSEIVKSKGKLYAAIQKNNDSGLSHLGNAASGQQARNDSSGSTVKRKKIQAAPANDDLAGVANHKQLLLGQRPAAAETEPLLEAKKPIEEYPCEQSFGPIGGGTSPPVLSQDVLPSGLKRIVFESSDGSYHAEQNQVNDLDGPSMQSYDAQYRFLVARESARGRSRTEDINTGKHGLNRSSKLDCNCSTCPPSGASLFTQGIENSLTTVCGIRQG is encoded by the exons ATGGAGTTTAATTGTTTCGAAATGAGATCCTGCCAGGTATGGGAGGATGGGCAGTGGATCAGCTATTCCTCCCAG AGCATGAAACAATATTCACAGGAGGAGTTAAAGACAAGGAAGAGAGGCAGGCCTGCAAAGAAAA GCATAGAATCGGAACAAGCAGAAGATTTGCCTGAGCAAGTTGCTGAAGAAGAACATGGGaagaaagaaattgagcaaTCAATTCAAGGTCAGTCTTGTGATGCATCTTTTGAAACTCGAGCACATAGTCATCATGATGAAGCAACGGGGTACAAGGACCCCCCACTACTTGCGAATATGCAGG AGCAATTCATGCATAAAAACCGCTTACAAGAATATGCTCAAAGGTCATCCATACCTTTGCCAATATATCAAACTGTTAATGAAGGGCATCCATATGCATCACAATTTAGATCTACTGTTCTGATAGATGGAGTGACATTCATGTCATCTCGGACATTTCCTCGTCGAAAAGAAGCAGAGCAAGACGTGGCAAAACTTGCTCTTGAAGGCATATCTAGGAAGATAAAGGATGAAGGAATTCCCCTAATTCATGCA GATACTACATTCTGCAAGTCTATCCTTCACGAATATGCAGTGAAGATGTATATAGAGAAGCCTGCATACACAACATCTCAATTAGAAGGGGTGCTGCTTCCTTCTTTTATATCATCTTTGGTTTTTGATGGAAAAACTTATACAGGTGCTGCAGGAAGAAACAAGAAGGAAGCAGAACAGATTGCTGCACGTGCTGTTATTCAATCCATCTTAG CTCACTCTGATACAAGGATTATCATGTCTGAAATTGTAAAATCCAAGGGTAAATTGTATGCTGCAATACAAAAGAACAATGACTCAGGTTTATCACATCTGGGAAATGCAGCCTCGGGACAGCAGGCAAGGAATGACTCTAGTGGCAGTActgtgaaaagaaaaaaaattcaggcTGCCCCAGCAAATGACGACTTAGCTGGTGTtgcaaatcataagcaattgctCTTGGGGCAACGTCCTGCTGCTGCAGAGACAGAACCACTTCTTGAAGCTAAGAAACCTATAGAAGAATATCCATGCGAACAAAGTTTTGGACCAATTGGAGGGGGCACATCACCGCCAGTTCTTTCACAAGATGTTCTACCTTCAGGATTAAAGAGGATTGTGTTCGAGTCATCTGATGGATCTTATCATGCTGAACAAAACCAGGTAAATGATCTGGATGGGCCATCTATGCAATCCTATGATGCTCAATACAGGTTCCTAGTAGCCAGAGAAAGCGCTCGAGGAAGAAGCAGAACAGAGGACATCAACACAGGAAAGCACGGACTGAACA GATCTTCAAAACTGGATTGTAATTGTTCGACTTGCCCACCATCAGGAGCATCACTCTTTACCCAAGGTATTGAAAATAGCCTAACTACTGTTTGTGGGATAAGACAAGGCTAA